A stretch of the Enterobacter mori genome encodes the following:
- a CDS encoding efflux RND transporter periplasmic adaptor subunit, giving the protein MSLKTLKYFSTLFVLALALVAGWWMWNFYMQSPWTRDGKIRAEQVSITPQVSGSITTLLVKDNQFVKKGDVLFRIDDTPYHIAILNAQAQLAKAQSDLAKANNEATRRRHLSQNYISAEDLDTANINVKAMQASVNVAEATLKQAQWALTQTVVEAPVDGWVTNLSARVGNYATTGQPVFALVDSHSFYVVGYFEETKLRHIQEGAPATITLYSGSNRLQGHVSSIGRAIYDQSVETDSGLVPDIKPNVPWVRLAQRVPVRVEFDNLPQSLTLVSGTTCTVSIGTR; this is encoded by the coding sequence ATGTCACTGAAAACGCTAAAATACTTTTCCACCCTCTTCGTTCTTGCCCTCGCACTGGTTGCGGGCTGGTGGATGTGGAATTTTTATATGCAGTCCCCATGGACCCGTGACGGTAAAATTCGCGCTGAGCAGGTCAGCATTACTCCTCAGGTGTCGGGAAGCATCACGACGCTGTTGGTTAAGGATAATCAGTTCGTCAAAAAGGGAGACGTTTTATTCCGAATTGACGACACCCCTTACCACATTGCGATTCTGAACGCCCAGGCACAGCTGGCTAAAGCGCAGTCCGATCTCGCGAAAGCCAATAACGAAGCGACCCGCCGTCGGCATTTGTCGCAAAACTATATTTCTGCCGAAGATTTAGACACTGCCAACATCAACGTTAAGGCTATGCAAGCCAGCGTTAACGTGGCGGAAGCTACGCTCAAGCAGGCGCAGTGGGCGTTAACGCAAACGGTGGTGGAAGCACCGGTCGATGGATGGGTGACCAACCTCTCCGCCCGCGTGGGGAACTATGCCACTACCGGGCAACCCGTTTTTGCCTTAGTCGACAGCCACTCTTTTTATGTCGTAGGCTATTTTGAAGAGACCAAGCTTCGACATATTCAGGAAGGTGCGCCTGCAACCATCACCCTCTACAGCGGTTCGAACAGGTTACAGGGTCACGTTTCCAGCATTGGCCGGGCCATTTACGATCAAAGCGTTGAAACGGATTCAGGGCTGGTGCCGGACATTAAGCCGAACGTTCCGTGGGTTCGTCTGGCACAGCGCGTTCCGGTACGCGTAGAGTTTGATAACCTGCCCCAGAGTCTCACGCTGGTCTCAGGCACGACCTGTACTGTTTCTATCGGAACGCGCTGA
- a CDS encoding DUF1656 domain-containing protein, whose translation MTFFHPSEGLPLQDLIFGASVYFPPLFKAVLVGFILWLIAHRLLRDWMYSGEIWHPMLMDLSLFALSVCLGLAVLTAW comes from the coding sequence GTGACGTTTTTTCATCCCTCAGAGGGTCTACCCCTTCAGGACCTGATCTTCGGTGCGTCAGTCTACTTTCCTCCCCTGTTTAAGGCCGTTCTGGTGGGCTTTATACTGTGGCTCATCGCGCATCGTCTGCTTCGCGACTGGATGTACTCCGGCGAAATCTGGCATCCCATGCTGATGGATCTTTCCCTGTTTGCCCTTTCCGTATGCCTGGGCCTTGCCGTTTTGACTGCGTGGTAA
- the slyA gene encoding transcriptional regulator SlyA — MKLESPLGSDLARLVRVWRALIDHRLKPLELTQTHWVTLHNIHQLPPEQSQIQLAKAIGIEQPSLVRTLDQLEEKGLISRQTCASDRRAKRIKLTEKAAPIITEMEAVISKTRGEILSGVSPEELEMLISLIGRLEQNIHELQSRD; from the coding sequence ATGAAATTGGAATCGCCACTAGGTTCTGATCTGGCAAGGTTGGTACGCGTCTGGCGTGCTCTGATTGACCATCGCCTGAAACCTCTGGAATTGACACAGACGCATTGGGTTACGCTGCATAACATTCATCAGCTACCGCCCGAGCAGTCGCAAATTCAACTGGCAAAAGCGATCGGTATTGAGCAACCGTCACTGGTGCGCACGCTCGATCAGCTGGAAGAGAAAGGACTCATCTCTCGGCAAACCTGTGCCAGCGATCGTCGCGCGAAGCGGATTAAACTGACGGAAAAAGCGGCGCCTATCATTACTGAGATGGAAGCCGTTATCAGTAAAACGCGAGGTGAAATACTGTCCGGTGTATCACCTGAAGAACTGGAAATGCTCATCAGCCTTATTGGACGCCTTGAGCAAAACATCCATGAGTTGCAGTCACGCGACTGA
- a CDS encoding sensor domain-containing diguanylate cyclase — protein sequence MLAMSRSVKRRYISFCFGCVIVIGILQGLFLKLVEWVPSFSPLLFPTLTIFLLVFHLFIACFMVMKYWCDKKRLYLVAIAFAFAGSALLMIGTLSSFPAWLDLYQFNVVNYNDAMIYYMFRHLLMAVLIIVSALLYTTRSRPLPRLAHVSIISGLFVFTFFAVSLAWVYSSHSDLLSIDLVDNETRQFMVLWSQCINISLIVLWIVTLATLMFITRIRNLFWVGGNFLCVCYVVTLSMLLVGGHAEDISWYRARLFETIATLLIIFVLLYDVFNLYRESHLKYQQSYQNSIRDPLTRLYNRSYFYDSLNQALAIAKTSRPVSVIVSDLDRFKRINDNYGHLQGDKVLQFVSNLLMDSVRPQDIAARIGGEEFVLMLENTSSEEALLVAERIRIKLSSFDKASSEGQLPEPITISMGVFTAISPDITAEKCVESADKAMYEAKETGRNRVVIFQ from the coding sequence ATGCTTGCGATGAGTCGTTCTGTAAAACGCCGTTATATCTCGTTCTGTTTCGGTTGTGTGATTGTCATTGGAATATTACAAGGTTTGTTTCTTAAACTGGTGGAATGGGTTCCGTCCTTTTCCCCCCTTTTGTTCCCTACGCTCACCATTTTCTTGCTGGTATTTCACCTGTTTATTGCCTGTTTTATGGTAATGAAATACTGGTGTGACAAGAAACGGTTGTATCTGGTTGCGATCGCTTTCGCCTTTGCCGGTTCGGCACTGTTGATGATTGGCACGCTGTCGAGTTTCCCGGCCTGGCTGGATCTCTATCAGTTCAATGTCGTCAACTATAACGATGCGATGATTTACTACATGTTCCGCCATTTGTTAATGGCGGTACTTATCATCGTCTCGGCATTACTCTATACCACGCGCAGTCGGCCTCTGCCACGACTGGCGCATGTGTCCATTATTAGCGGGTTATTTGTCTTTACTTTTTTTGCCGTGTCTCTGGCCTGGGTCTATTCAAGTCATTCAGATTTGTTATCAATTGACCTGGTGGATAATGAAACCCGCCAGTTTATGGTTCTCTGGAGCCAGTGCATTAATATTTCATTAATCGTCCTGTGGATTGTGACATTAGCAACGCTGATGTTTATTACGCGCATACGCAACCTTTTCTGGGTAGGGGGAAATTTCCTCTGCGTCTGTTATGTGGTCACGCTGTCAATGCTGTTAGTGGGGGGGCATGCAGAAGATATTTCCTGGTATCGCGCCCGTTTATTTGAAACTATCGCTACGCTGCTTATTATTTTTGTACTGCTTTACGATGTCTTCAATCTGTATCGTGAATCACATTTAAAGTATCAGCAGTCTTATCAGAACTCGATTCGCGATCCGCTAACGCGTCTCTATAACCGCAGTTATTTTTATGATTCGTTAAATCAGGCGCTGGCTATCGCCAAAACCAGTCGTCCGGTTTCGGTGATTGTCAGCGATCTCGATCGTTTCAAACGCATCAACGACAACTACGGCCACTTGCAGGGCGACAAAGTGCTGCAGTTTGTCTCTAACCTGCTGATGGATTCCGTGCGACCGCAAGATATCGCGGCACGTATCGGCGGCGAGGAGTTTGTCCTGATGCTGGAAAATACCTCCTCAGAAGAGGCACTCCTGGTCGCTGAACGCATCCGCATAAAGTTAAGCAGCTTTGATAAAGCCAGCAGTGAGGGGCAACTGCCCGAGCCGATTACGATCAGTATGGGCGTCTTCACGGCAATATCGCCGGACATAACCGCCGAGAAGTGTGTAGAAAGTGCGGATAAGGCAATGTACGAGGCCAAAGAGACTGGCCGAAACCGCGTGGTAATTTTCCAGTAA
- the slyB gene encoding outer membrane lipoprotein SlyB — MILRVLGVSLIGLTLAGCVNDSSLSGDVYSASEAKQVQNVTYGTIVNARPVQIQGGDENNVMGAIGGAVLGGFLGNTVGGGTGRSLATAAGAVAGGVAGQGVQGAMNKTQGVELEIRKDDGSTIMVVQKQGSTRFSAGQRVVLASNGRQVTVSPR; from the coding sequence ATGATTTTACGTGTACTGGGCGTTTCGCTGATTGGTTTAACACTCGCTGGTTGTGTGAATGACAGTTCACTTTCTGGCGACGTCTATAGCGCTTCTGAGGCTAAACAAGTTCAGAACGTGACTTACGGTACCATTGTTAATGCGCGTCCTGTTCAAATTCAGGGTGGCGATGAAAACAACGTTATGGGTGCTATCGGCGGTGCGGTTCTGGGCGGCTTCCTCGGTAACACCGTAGGCGGTGGTACGGGCCGTTCGCTGGCGACAGCAGCAGGCGCCGTTGCCGGTGGTGTCGCAGGTCAGGGCGTTCAGGGTGCAATGAACAAAACCCAGGGCGTGGAACTGGAAATCCGTAAAGACGACGGCAGCACTATCATGGTTGTACAGAAACAAGGCAGCACCCGCTTCTCTGCAGGCCAGCGCGTTGTTCTGGCAAGCAATGGACGTCAGGTGACTGTTTCCCCACGTTAA
- the anmK gene encoding anhydro-N-acetylmuramic acid kinase: MKSGRYIGVMSGTSLDGVDVVLAAIDENMVAQQASLTWPIPVSLKEDILSICQGQQLTLSQLGQLDVRLGALFAEAVLALMRKENLQPQDVVAIGCHGQTVWHEPTGNAPHTLQIGDNNQIVAKTGVTVVGDFRRRDIALGGQGAPLVPAFHQALLAHPVERRMVLNIGGIANLSMLIPGQPVRGYDTGPGNMLMDAWIWRQCGKPYDKDAEWASEGKVILPLLQSMLSDPWFALPAPKSTGREYFNYGWLERQLAQFPALAPQDVQATLTELTAVSISEQVLLSGGCERLLVCGGGSRNPLVMARLAGLLPGTEVTTTDEAGISGDDMEALAFAWLAWRTVAGLPGNLPSVTGAREASVLGAIFPANPRHNQS, translated from the coding sequence ATGAAATCGGGTCGCTATATCGGTGTGATGTCTGGAACCAGTCTTGACGGTGTAGATGTCGTTCTGGCCGCCATTGATGAAAACATGGTGGCGCAGCAGGCGAGTCTGACCTGGCCTATCCCCGTTTCGCTCAAAGAAGACATTTTGAGCATTTGCCAGGGTCAACAACTGACGCTTTCGCAGCTGGGACAGCTCGATGTGCGGCTGGGGGCGCTGTTTGCAGAGGCTGTTTTAGCCCTGATGCGAAAAGAGAATCTGCAACCGCAGGATGTGGTCGCCATTGGTTGTCACGGTCAGACCGTCTGGCATGAACCCACCGGCAACGCGCCGCACACCTTGCAAATTGGTGATAACAATCAGATTGTGGCAAAAACAGGGGTCACCGTGGTGGGGGATTTTCGTCGTCGCGATATTGCACTCGGCGGGCAGGGGGCGCCGCTGGTGCCAGCGTTCCATCAGGCGTTGCTGGCGCATCCGGTTGAGCGCCGTATGGTGCTTAACATCGGCGGGATTGCAAACCTGTCGATGCTGATCCCCGGTCAGCCCGTGCGCGGGTACGATACGGGTCCGGGCAATATGCTGATGGATGCCTGGATCTGGCGTCAGTGCGGAAAGCCCTATGATAAAGACGCGGAGTGGGCCAGCGAAGGCAAAGTCATTCTTCCGCTGCTGCAGTCTATGCTAAGCGATCCCTGGTTTGCGCTGCCTGCGCCGAAGAGTACGGGGCGCGAGTATTTCAACTACGGCTGGCTTGAACGCCAACTGGCGCAGTTCCCTGCGCTGGCGCCACAGGATGTTCAGGCCACGCTGACCGAATTGACCGCTGTGTCGATATCGGAACAGGTTCTCCTCAGCGGAGGGTGCGAACGCCTGCTGGTGTGTGGCGGAGGGAGCCGAAATCCGCTGGTGATGGCGCGTCTGGCGGGGCTACTGCCGGGTACTGAAGTCACCACAACGGATGAAGCCGGGATCAGCGGTGATGATATGGAAGCGCTGGCCTTCGCCTGGCTTGCCTGGCGTACCGTTGCCGGTTTGCCAGGTAATTTACCTTCTGTCACCGGCGCGCGGGAGGCAAGCGTCCTTGGGGCTATTTTCCCGGCCAATCCGCGTCATAATCAGAGTTAA
- the mliC gene encoding C-type lysozyme inhibitor: MKKLLLIAAPLLLSGCSVYNQFLERMQTDTLEYRCDEKPLTVKLNNPRQEASFVYDNKLLTLKQGMSASGARYTDGIYVFWSKGDSATVYKRDRIVLNNCQLENPKR, encoded by the coding sequence ATGAAAAAACTTCTTCTTATTGCCGCGCCTTTATTGCTGTCAGGATGCAGCGTCTATAACCAGTTCCTTGAGCGCATGCAGACCGATACGCTGGAGTATCGCTGCGATGAAAAGCCGCTGACCGTGAAGCTGAATAACCCGCGTCAGGAAGCCAGTTTTGTTTACGACAACAAACTGCTGACCCTGAAACAGGGGATGTCGGCTTCCGGGGCACGTTATACCGACGGTATTTACGTGTTCTGGTCGAAAGGTGACAGTGCAACGGTCTACAAACGTGACCGTATTGTGCTGAACAATTGTCAGCTCGAAAATCCGAAGCGTTGA
- the pdxH gene encoding pyridoxamine 5'-phosphate oxidase, with protein sequence MSDNDELQQIAHLRREYTKGGLRRQDLPAEPLVLFERWLKQACEAKLADPTAMVVATVDENGQPYQRIVLLKHYDEKGLVFYTNLGSRKAHHLENNPRISLLFPWHMLERQVMVTGKAERLSTLEVVKYFHSRPRDSQIGAWVSKQSSRISARGVLESKFLELKQKFQQGEVPLPSFWGGFRIPIEQMEFWQGGEHRLHDRFLYQRDNGGWKIDRLAP encoded by the coding sequence ATGTCAGATAACGACGAACTGCAGCAAATTGCGCATCTGCGCCGTGAATACACCAAAGGCGGCCTGCGTCGCCAGGATCTTCCCGCTGAACCCCTTGTGCTTTTCGAACGCTGGCTGAAACAGGCCTGCGAAGCGAAACTCGCCGACCCCACCGCCATGGTTGTCGCGACGGTTGATGAAAATGGTCAACCGTATCAGCGCATCGTATTGCTCAAGCATTATGACGAGAAAGGGCTGGTGTTTTATACCAACCTGGGCAGCCGCAAAGCGCACCACCTGGAAAACAATCCTCGCATCAGCCTGCTGTTTCCGTGGCACATGCTGGAGCGTCAGGTGATGGTGACCGGCAAAGCGGAGCGTCTTTCTACGCTTGAAGTAGTGAAGTATTTCCACAGCCGCCCGCGCGACAGCCAGATTGGCGCCTGGGTTTCAAAACAGTCCAGCCGTATTTCTGCCCGCGGCGTGCTGGAAAGCAAATTCCTCGAACTCAAACAGAAGTTCCAGCAGGGTGAAGTGCCTCTGCCAAGCTTCTGGGGCGGTTTCCGCATCCCCATTGAGCAGATGGAATTCTGGCAGGGGGGCGAGCACCGCCTGCACGACCGCTTTTTATACCAGCGCGACAATGGCGGCTGGAAAATCGACAGACTGGCACCGTAA
- the tyrS gene encoding tyrosine--tRNA ligase: MASSNLIKQLQERGLVAQVTDEEALAERLAQGPIALYCGFDPTADSLHLGHLVPLLCLKRFQMAGHKPVALVGGATGLIGDPSFKAAERKLNTEDTVQEWVDKIRKQVAPFLDFNCGDNAAIAANNYDWFGGMNVLTFLRDIGKHFSVNQMINKEAVKQRLNRDDQGISFTEFSYNLLQGYDFACLNKLHGVSLQIGGSDQWGNITSGIDLTRRLHQNQVFGLTVPLITKADGTKFGKTEGGAVWLDPKKTSPYKFYQFWINTADADVYRFLKFFTFMDIEEINALEEEDKNSGKAPRAQYVLADEVTKLVHGEEGLAAAKRITASLFNGTLSDLSEADFEQLAQDGVPMVEMEKGADLMQALVDSELQPSRGQARKTIASNAITINGEKQADPEYTFVDGDRLYGRYTLLRRGKKNYCLVCWK; encoded by the coding sequence ATGGCAAGCAGTAACTTGATTAAACAATTGCAAGAGCGGGGCCTCGTGGCCCAGGTGACGGACGAGGAAGCGTTAGCAGAGCGACTGGCGCAAGGCCCGATCGCGCTCTATTGCGGCTTCGATCCCACCGCTGACAGCTTGCATTTGGGGCATCTTGTTCCATTGTTATGCCTGAAACGCTTCCAGATGGCGGGGCACAAGCCTGTTGCTCTGGTGGGCGGCGCGACCGGTCTGATTGGTGACCCAAGCTTCAAAGCCGCTGAGCGTAAACTGAACACCGAAGACACCGTGCAGGAGTGGGTGGATAAAATCCGCAAACAGGTGGCACCGTTCCTCGACTTCAACTGTGGCGATAACGCCGCGATTGCCGCGAACAACTACGACTGGTTTGGTGGCATGAACGTGCTGACCTTCCTGCGCGACATCGGCAAGCACTTCTCTGTTAACCAGATGATTAACAAAGAAGCCGTGAAGCAGCGCCTGAACCGTGACGACCAGGGTATTTCCTTTACCGAGTTTTCGTACAACCTGCTACAGGGCTATGACTTTGCCTGTCTGAACAAACTGCACGGCGTGTCCCTGCAGATTGGCGGTTCTGACCAGTGGGGGAACATCACCTCCGGTATCGATCTGACCCGCCGCCTGCATCAGAATCAGGTCTTCGGTCTGACCGTCCCGCTGATCACCAAAGCCGACGGCACCAAGTTCGGTAAGACCGAAGGCGGCGCGGTATGGCTCGATCCGAAGAAAACCAGCCCGTACAAATTCTACCAGTTCTGGATCAACACGGCGGATGCCGATGTTTACCGCTTCCTGAAGTTCTTCACCTTCATGGATATTGAAGAGATCAACGCGCTGGAAGAAGAAGATAAGAACAGCGGTAAAGCGCCACGCGCGCAGTACGTGCTGGCGGATGAAGTGACCAAGCTGGTTCACGGCGAAGAAGGTTTGGCGGCAGCGAAACGCATTACCGCTAGCCTGTTCAACGGTACCCTGAGCGATCTGAGCGAAGCGGACTTCGAACAGCTGGCGCAGGACGGCGTGCCAATGGTTGAGATGGAGAAAGGGGCTGACCTGATGCAGGCGCTGGTGGACTCTGAGCTGCAGCCGTCCCGCGGCCAGGCGCGTAAAACCATCGCCTCTAACGCCATCACCATCAACGGTGAGAAGCAGGCTGACCCGGAATACACCTTCGTTGACGGCGATCGTCTGTACGGACGTTACACGCTGCTGCGTCGCGGTAAGAAAAATTACTGTCTGGTCTGCTGGAAGTAA
- the pdxY gene encoding pyridoxal kinase PdxY has product MNNILAIQSHVVFGHAGNSAAEFPMRRLGANVWPLNTVQFSNHTQYGKWTGCVMPPSHLTEVVQGIAEIDQLKRCDAVLSGYLGSAEQGEHILGIVRQVKAANPAAKYFCDPVMGHPEKGCIVAPGVAEFHVRHALPASDIIAPNLVELEILCEHPVNSVEEAVSASRELIAQGPEIVLVKHLARAGLSQDRFEMLLVTKDEAWHISRPLVDFGTRQPVGVGDVTSGLLLVKLLQGAALRDALEHVTAAVYEIMLATKNMQEYELQVVAAQDRIAKPEHYFSATQL; this is encoded by the coding sequence ATGAACAACATCCTCGCCATCCAGTCCCACGTTGTTTTTGGGCATGCTGGCAACAGCGCAGCGGAATTCCCGATGCGCCGCCTCGGTGCCAACGTCTGGCCCCTCAATACCGTACAGTTCTCGAACCACACGCAATATGGTAAATGGACCGGCTGCGTGATGCCGCCATCGCATCTGACGGAGGTTGTGCAGGGTATTGCCGAAATCGACCAGCTTAAGCGCTGTGACGCCGTACTGAGCGGCTATCTGGGCTCTGCAGAGCAGGGCGAACACATCCTGGGGATAGTTCGTCAGGTGAAAGCGGCGAATCCGGCGGCAAAGTATTTTTGCGATCCGGTCATGGGCCACCCAGAAAAGGGCTGTATTGTCGCGCCCGGCGTGGCGGAGTTCCACGTCCGCCACGCGCTCCCAGCAAGCGATATTATTGCGCCAAACCTGGTCGAGCTTGAAATCCTCTGCGAGCATCCGGTCAACAGCGTAGAAGAGGCTGTAAGCGCCTCTCGCGAGCTAATTGCTCAGGGACCTGAGATTGTCCTGGTTAAGCATCTTGCGCGTGCAGGCCTGAGCCAGGACCGTTTTGAGATGCTGCTGGTCACCAAAGACGAAGCGTGGCACATCAGCCGTCCGCTGGTGGATTTTGGCACGCGTCAGCCGGTTGGGGTGGGTGATGTCACCAGCGGGTTGCTGCTGGTGAAATTGCTACAGGGCGCGGCCCTGCGCGATGCGCTGGAGCACGTGACCGCAGCGGTGTACGAAATTATGCTTGCGACGAAAAATATGCAGGAATATGAATTACAGGTGGTCGCAGCGCAGGATCGTATCGCGAAGCCGGAGCACTATTTCAGCGCAACCCAATTGTAA
- the gstA gene encoding glutathione transferase GstA gives MKLFYKPGACSLASHITLRESGKDFTLDGVDLMKKRLENGDDFFAINPKGQVPALLLDDGTLLTEGVAIMQYLADNVPDRQLLAPTGSISRYKTLEWLNYIATELHKGFTPLFRPDTPEEYKPTVRALLEKKMQYVNESLKDDQWICGARFTIADAYLFTVLRWARAVKLNLEGLDHITSYMERVAARPAVAAALKAEGLN, from the coding sequence ATGAAACTGTTCTACAAACCGGGCGCCTGTTCTCTTGCTTCCCATATCACTCTTCGCGAGAGCGGCAAAGATTTCACGCTGGACGGCGTTGACCTGATGAAAAAGCGCCTCGAAAACGGCGATGATTTTTTTGCGATCAACCCGAAAGGACAAGTTCCGGCTCTGCTGCTGGATGACGGTACGCTGCTGACCGAAGGCGTGGCGATTATGCAGTACCTGGCCGACAACGTGCCGGATCGTCAGCTGCTGGCACCAACAGGCAGTATCTCTCGCTATAAAACCCTTGAGTGGCTTAACTACATCGCAACCGAGCTGCACAAAGGCTTTACGCCGCTGTTCCGCCCGGATACCCCGGAAGAGTACAAACCGACCGTACGTGCGTTGCTTGAGAAAAAAATGCAGTACGTTAATGAATCACTGAAAGACGATCAGTGGATCTGCGGCGCACGTTTCACCATTGCTGATGCGTATTTGTTTACCGTTCTGCGCTGGGCGCGCGCGGTTAAGCTGAACCTGGAAGGGTTAGATCATATTACGTCGTATATGGAACGCGTAGCGGCACGCCCTGCTGTCGCGGCGGCGCTGAAAGCGGAAGGGTTGAATTAA
- the dtpA gene encoding dipeptide/tripeptide permease DtpA has translation MSTANNKPTNESVSLNAFKQPKAFYLIFSIELWERFGYYGLQGIMAVYLVKQLGMSEADSITLFSSFSALVYGLVAIGGWLGDKVLGTKRVIMLGAIVLAIGYGLVAWSGHDAAVVYMGMATIAVGNGLFKANPSSLLSTCYNKDDPRLDGAFTMYYMSINIGSFFSMLATPWLAAKFGWSVAFALSFVGMLITVVNFLFCRSWVKDYGSKPDFEPVHMGKLLATIVGVVVLAAIATWLLHNQGVARAVLGVVALGIVCIFAKEAFAMQGAARRKMIVAFILMLEAIIFFVLYSQMPTSLNFFAIRNVEHSILGIAFEPEQFQALNPFWIMIGSPILAAIYNKMGDRLPMPHKFAVGMVLCSCAFLVLPLGTKFASDAGIVSVNWLILSYALQSIGELMISGLGLAMVAQLVPQRLMGFIMGSWFLTTAGAAIIAGKIANLMAVPENVTDPLLSLNVYGTVFLQIGIATAVIAALMLLTAPKLNRMTQDDDKTSKATETATA, from the coding sequence GTGTCTACTGCAAACAATAAACCAACAAATGAAAGCGTGAGTCTTAACGCTTTTAAACAGCCGAAAGCGTTCTATCTCATCTTCTCTATCGAGCTATGGGAGCGTTTTGGTTATTACGGCCTGCAAGGGATCATGGCGGTTTACCTGGTCAAACAACTGGGTATGTCCGAAGCGGATTCCATCACGCTGTTCTCCTCCTTCAGTGCTCTGGTGTACGGTCTGGTTGCTATCGGCGGCTGGCTGGGTGACAAAGTCCTCGGCACCAAACGCGTCATTATGCTGGGCGCCATTGTCCTGGCGATTGGTTATGGTCTGGTTGCATGGTCTGGACACGATGCGGCTGTGGTCTATATGGGCATGGCAACGATTGCTGTCGGTAACGGTCTGTTCAAAGCGAACCCATCCTCCCTGCTCTCTACCTGCTACAACAAAGATGACCCACGTTTGGATGGTGCATTTACCATGTACTACATGTCCATCAACATTGGCTCATTCTTCTCCATGCTGGCAACACCATGGCTGGCAGCGAAATTCGGCTGGAGCGTGGCCTTTGCGCTGAGCTTCGTGGGTATGCTGATCACCGTTGTGAACTTCCTGTTCTGCCGCAGCTGGGTTAAAGACTATGGTTCTAAGCCAGACTTCGAACCGGTTCACATGGGTAAACTGCTGGCCACTATCGTAGGCGTTGTCGTTCTCGCCGCAATCGCCACCTGGCTGCTGCACAACCAGGGCGTTGCACGTGCGGTTCTGGGCGTGGTTGCGCTGGGTATCGTCTGCATCTTTGCTAAAGAAGCCTTCGCCATGCAGGGCGCTGCACGTCGTAAGATGATTGTCGCGTTCATCCTGATGCTGGAAGCGATTATCTTCTTCGTGCTGTACAGCCAGATGCCGACCTCCCTGAACTTCTTCGCTATCCGTAACGTTGAACATTCCATCCTCGGTATCGCGTTTGAACCTGAGCAGTTCCAGGCCCTGAACCCGTTCTGGATCATGATTGGTTCCCCGATTCTGGCCGCTATCTATAACAAGATGGGCGACCGTCTGCCAATGCCGCACAAGTTCGCCGTGGGCATGGTGCTGTGTTCTTGCGCCTTCCTGGTGCTGCCGCTGGGAACGAAATTTGCGTCTGATGCGGGTATCGTCTCCGTTAACTGGCTGATCCTGAGCTACGCCCTGCAGTCCATCGGTGAGCTGATGATCTCCGGTCTGGGCCTGGCAATGGTTGCACAGCTGGTGCCACAGCGTCTGATGGGCTTCATCATGGGTAGCTGGTTCCTGACCACTGCGGGTGCGGCAATCATTGCAGGTAAGATTGCTAACCTGATGGCGGTGCCGGAAAATGTTACCGATCCCCTGCTTTCCCTGAACGTTTACGGTACTGTCTTCCTGCAGATCGGCATCGCCACGGCGGTTATCGCTGCGCTGATGTTGCTGACCGCGCCTAAGCTGAATCGCATGACTCAGGACGACGACAAAACGTCTAAAGCGACCGAAACCGCTACCGCGTAG
- the nth gene encoding endonuclease III, with amino-acid sequence MNKEKRIAILTRLRDENPHPTTELNFTSPFELLIAVLLSAQATDVSVNKATALLYPVANTPKAMLELGVEGVKSYIKTIGLFNSKAENVIKTCRILLEQHGGEVPEDRAALEALPGVGRKTANVVLNTAFGWPTIAVDTHIFRVSNRTNFAPGKNVEQVEEKLLKVVPAEFKVDCHHWLILHGRYTCIARKPRCGSCIIEDLCEYKEKVYP; translated from the coding sequence ATGAACAAAGAAAAGCGCATTGCGATCCTGACCCGTCTGCGGGACGAGAACCCGCACCCGACGACGGAGCTGAATTTTACCTCCCCGTTTGAGCTGCTGATCGCCGTGTTGCTCTCTGCGCAGGCTACCGATGTCAGCGTCAATAAAGCCACTGCCCTGCTCTATCCGGTGGCCAATACGCCAAAGGCGATGCTTGAGTTAGGCGTCGAAGGCGTGAAGTCGTATATCAAAACCATCGGCCTGTTTAACAGCAAGGCCGAGAACGTGATCAAAACCTGCCGGATTTTGCTGGAACAGCACGGAGGCGAAGTGCCGGAGGATCGCGCCGCGCTGGAGGCACTGCCCGGCGTCGGACGCAAAACGGCGAACGTGGTACTGAATACGGCGTTCGGCTGGCCGACTATCGCCGTCGATACGCACATTTTCCGCGTATCTAACCGCACCAACTTTGCGCCAGGTAAAAACGTTGAACAGGTAGAAGAGAAGTTATTAAAAGTCGTTCCGGCGGAATTTAAGGTCGACTGCCATCACTGGCTGATTTTGCATGGCCGCTATACCTGCATCGCACGCAAGCCTCGCTGCGGCTCCTGCATCATCGAAGATCTTTGCGAATATAAAGAAAAAGTCTATCCCTGA